A region from the Lolium perenne isolate Kyuss_39 chromosome 4, Kyuss_2.0, whole genome shotgun sequence genome encodes:
- the LOC127332420 gene encoding 1-phosphatidylinositol-3-phosphate 5-kinase FAB1B — translation MEPSDKTCADVVKLLTSWLPRRSKPENVSRDFWMPDHSCRVCYDCDTQFTIFNRRHHCRRCGRIFCGRCTANSVPVSSGPDKSDDEGDRIRVCNFCFKQWEQEQIAAVKQLLPVLSPCLSEASLFSTKSTITIKSVSTLAGSYPAGNYKHVARAPTIGPPPPKFSQDKLSHSMQDSHLPEKSMSIISNRDDSSSIQFGYYTNRSDDEDEEYAAYCSDRQVQHQQHNNQYFRSDDFDELDATYNTTIARPVEENVIPAELSSCALDHGFPSTLTVTKVEDEPELDNSSECGAASSIYALETVDTNSVDFEKNDNFWIPPEPEDKEDELETDMFDDDDDDDAPLSDGGRCYLQSSSSFGSGEFRSRDRSSEEHKKVMKNVVDGHFRALISQLLQVENIALEEGDDMGWLEIVTLVSWEAANFLRPDTSEDGSMDPGGYVKVKCLASGHRSESAVVKGVVCKKNVAHRRMSSRIEKPRLLLLSGALEYQRVTNQLSSIDTLLQQETDHLKMAVAKIVAQKPNLILVENSVSRYAQDLLLEKNISLVLNIKESLLQRIARCTGAQIGSSADITPSQKLGYCELFHVDKHIEHSVTPDNKTKKMLKTMMFFEGCAKPLGCTVLLKGGSMDELKRIKHVVQYGIFAAYHLALETSFLADEGATLPELPLRSPLTVTLPDKRSTADSSISTVPGFTINTSNSQQATASFEHLDTDSVISADPTATAVVEPPVDSDCLTSQKANPCSFGPLCTNGCNFNSKNGDKLEVTATADSVSMSSIATSDVPMDHSHIYSTVEKRSVYSGDYHEDYSRSSDLKLVRADSVNSNHHQSMSVVSSNTTNYSNLKEPLEGSSALPNVRIINTNNLLLVQPVSTPAVQNQENSHGHDVTSNREDVVPSDHQSILVSLSIRCVWKRSICERAHLLRIKYYGNADKPLGRFLRDQLFEKDHKCRACDTPPEAHVQCYTHHQGSLTISIRKHADIVLPGERDGKLWMWHRCLKCPRSDGFPPATPRIVMSDAAWGLSLGKFLELSFSNHAAASRVASCGHSLHRDCLRFYGLGKMVACFRYAPINVHSVHVPPHKLYFTHQPLEWIQKEVNEVIDRAKVLFDEISRTLHLISEKKAHSSSVGVEFTNYIAELEGMFRKEKLEFEGCLNKVLKKEVPKCQPDILEINRLRRQLLFHSYLWDQRLIFAARSDRNRHELSNIRPGDKEIIHSADSVADPNATGQLHSLNSGTGAANKEAKYAENLQVSICGQNCSRVDGGNSYCNLDHRILTSESDFLERNVQTPLYSSVSVNADSVPLESDLVARRTLSEGQFPSILDVSNALDAKWTGENDPVTSKVAVPDSTASSEDSEEHISDTTPSYASVLLNKLGDCAEDHSNWIGMPFLQLYRSLNKQWSRSKRFDALIEYTPVYISFLRPVERQIGPKFLFPIGTNDTVVGVFDDEPTSIISHALASHEYHLQLSDELEKEATDTSLPLSDSRSVSLTESVDETTSELLRSVVSAEDNILSMPGSKNPSTSDPFVYGKVTHIKVNFGDEGPLEQVKYTVICYYAKQFDALRRICCPSERDFVRSLSRCKKWGAQGGKSNVFFAKSLDDRFIIKQVTKTELESFMKFAPEYFKYLSESIVTGSPTCIAKILGIYQVKSLKGGKEVKMDVLVMENLLFERRVTRLYDLKGSTRSRYNPDSNGSDKVLLDENLLEVMPTSPIFVGNKAKRLLERAVWNDTAFLASIDVMDYSLLVGVDEKRHELVMGIIDFMRQYTWDKHLETWVKASGILGGPKNVSPTVISPKQYKKRFRKAMSAYFLVVPDQWSPSAIIPSKQASESGQDNDQLVSTGSSGMLDR, via the exons ATGGAGCCCTCAGATAAAACTTGTGCTGATGTAGTTAAGCTTTTGACATCATGGCTGCCTCGCCGGTCCAAACCAGAAAATGTCTCGAGGGACTTCTGGATGCCTGACCACAGTTGTCGAGTCTGCTATGACTGTGATACACAGTTCACCATATTCAACCGCAGGCACCATTGCCGTCGTTGTGGGCGCATATTCTGTGGTAGGTGCACAGCAAATTCTGTCCCAGTTTCAAGTGGCCCTGATAAAAGTGACGATGAGGGGGATAGGATTCGTGTCTGCAACTTTTGCTTCAAGCAATGGGAGCAAGAGCAAATTGCTGCTGTCAAGCAGCTGCTGCCAGTGCTCAGCCCTTGCCTGTCTGAGGCGAGTCTGTTCAGTACAAAGTCAACTATCACCATTAAGAGTGTTAGCACACTGGCTGGTTCTTACCCTGCTGGAAATTATAAACATGTGGCTCGGGCTCCCACCATTGGTCCTCCCCCTCCCAAATTTTCTCAAGACAAACTTTCTCATAGTATGCAAGACAGCCATTTGCCTGAGAAAAGTATGTCGATCATTTCAAACAGAGATGACTCTTCTTCGATTCAATTTGGCTATTACACAAACAG gagtgatgatgaagatgaagagtaTGCTGCTTACTGCTCTGACAGGCAGGTGCAACATCAACAGCACAATAACCAGTACTTCCGCTCAGATGATTTTGATGAGTTAGATGCTACATACAATACAACAATAGCAAGGCCGGTTGAAGAAAATGTAATTCCAGCGGAGTTATCCTCTTGTGCACTTGACCACGGATTCCCCAGCACATTGACGGTCACCAAAGTGGAGGATGAGCCAGAACTTGATAATAGCTCAGAGTGTGGGGCTGCGTCTTCCATTTATGCTCTGGAAACTGTGGATACAAATTCAGTGGATTTTGAGAAGAATGATAATTTTTGGATCCCTCCTGAACCAGAAGATAAAGAAGATGAGCTAGAAACTGATATGTTtgatgacgacgatgacgacgatgcTCCTTTATCTGATGGTGGAAGGTGTTATCTTCAATCATCAAGTAGCTTCGGCAGTGGAGAATTTCGAAGTAGAGATCGCTCATCTGAAGAACATAAGAAAGTAATGAAGAATGTTGTTGATGGGCATTTCAGGGCTTTGATTTCTCAGCTGTTGCAGGTGGAGAATATTGCATTAGAGGAAGGTGATGACATGGGTTGGTTGGAGATTGTTACGTTGGTATCATGGGAAGCTGCAAACTTCCTCAGACCAGACACAAGCGAAGATGGTAGCATGGACCCTGGTGGATATGTCAAGGTTAAGTGTTTAGCAAGTGGACACCGCAGTGAAAG CGCTGTTGTAAAAGGAGTAGTCTGTAAGAAGAATGTCGCACATAGGCGCATGTCTTCCAGAATAGAAAAACCTCGTCTCCTTCTACTTTCCGGAGCTCTTGAGTATCAACGAGTTACAAATCAGCTGTCGAGTATTGACACGTTGCTCCAGCAG GAAACAGATCACCTTAAAATGGCAGTCGCGAAGATTGTAGCTCAAAAACCTAACCTCATTTTGGTTGAGAATTCAGTTTCTCGCTATGCTCAAGATTTGCTTCTAGAAAAGAACATATCGCTGGTTTTAAATATTAAAGAATCCCTCTTGCAGCGTATTGCTCGTTGCACAGGTGCTCAGATAGGTTCTTCTGCTGATATCACACCGTCGCAGAAACTTGGTTATTGTGAGTTGTTTCATGTAGACAAACACATTGAACATTCTGTGACGCCGGATAATAAGACCAAGAAAATGCTGAAGACCATGATGTTTTTTGAAGGATGCGCAAAGCCATTAGGATGCACT GTTCTGCTGAAAGGCGGTAGCATGGATGAGCTGAAGAGAATTAAGCATGTGGTCCAGTATGGCATATTTGCAGCATATCACTTGGCCTTAGAAACATCTTTCCTTGCAGATGAAGGTGCCACCCTGCCAGAACTTCCCCTAAGGTCTCCACTGACTGTAACCTTACCAGATAAACGATCTACTGCAGACAGCTCTATTTCAACCGTGCCAGGTTTCACAATTAATACTTCCAACAGCCAACAGGCAACTGCTAGTTTTGAGCACCTTGACACAGACTCTGTTATATCAGCTGACCCAACTGCAACAGCTGTGGTTGAACCACCAGTAGACAGTGATTGCCTTACTTCTCAAAAGGCCAACCCTTGTTCTTTTGGACCTTTGTGCACCAATGGTTGTAACTTTAACAGCAAGAATGGTGATAAATTAGAGGTCACTGCAACTGCAGATTCTGTATCCATGTCTTCAATAGCTACATCTGATGTACCCATGGACCATTCACATATATATTCTACTGTAGAGAAAAGGAGTGTGTACTCTGGTGATTACCATGAGGATTATTCAAGGAGTTCAGACCTTAAGTTGGTGAGAGCAGATTCAGTCAACTCTAATCATCATCAGAGCATGTCTGTGGTCAGCTCAAATACCACTAATTATTCTAATCTCAAGGAGCCATTAGAGGGTTCAAGTGCTTTGCCTAATGTGAGAATCATCAACACTAACAATTTGCTCCTAGTGCAACCAGTGTCTACTCCTGCGGTACAAAATCAAGAAAATAGTCATGGACATGACGTCACATCAAATAGGGAAGATGTTGTGCCTTCTGACCATCAGAGCATCTTAGTCTCTTTGTCCATACGTTGTGTATGGAAAAGATCTATTTGTGAGCGAGCCCACCTGTTACGCATCAAGTATTATGGTAATGCTGACAAGCCCCTAGGAAGGTTTTTGCGTGATCAGCTATTTGAAAAG GATCACAAGTGCCGAGCATGTGATACGCCACCTGAAGCTCATGTCCAATGCTACACTCATCACCAGGGGAGTCTAACAATATCAATTAGAAAACACGCAGATATTGTTTTGCCAGGAGAAAGGGATGGGAAACTTTGGATGTGGCACAGGTGCCTGAAGTGCCCACGGAGTGATGGATTTCCACCAGCGACTCCTAGGATTGTCATGTCTGATGCTGCTTGGGGTTTGTCATTGGGAAAATTTTTGGAGCTTAGCTTTTCAAATCATGCAGCTGCAAGTAGGGTAGCCAGTTGTGGTCATTCTCTCCACAGGGACTGTCTTCGATTCTATGG GTTGGGCAAAATGGTGGCCTGCTTCCGATATGCACCTATTAATGTTCATTCAGTCCATGTACCACCTCATAAGCTTTATTTTACTCACCAGCCTTTGGAGTGGATACAGAAAGAAGTAAACGAG GTTATTGACCGGGCAAAGGTTCTCTTCGACGAAATATCACGTACTTTACACCTGATTTCTGAGAAAAAGGCTCACAGCAGTTCTGTCGGTGTGGAATTTACCAATTATATTGCTGAACTTGAGGGCATGTTTCGAAAGGAAAAGTTAGAATTTGAG GGATGTCTGAATAAAGTTTTGAAAAAGGAAGTACCGAAATGTCAACCAGACATTCTTGAGATTAATAGGCTGAGGAGGCAGTTGCTCTTCCATTCGTACCTGTGGGATCAAAGGCTGATATTTGCTGCAAGATCAGACAGAAATCGCCATGAACTATCTAACATCAGGCCAGGTGATAAGGAGATAATCCATTCTGCGGATAGTGTTGCTGATCCAAATGCCACAGGACAGCTTCATAGTCTTAATAGTGGCACTGGGGCTGCTAATAAAGAAGCTAAATACGCTGAAAATCTTCAGGTGAGCATTTGTGGACAGAATTGTAGTCGAGTTGATGGAGGTAATAGCTATTGTAATCTTGACCACCGAATACTTACAAGTGAGTCGGATTTTCTCGAAAGAAATGTCCAAACACCTCTGTATAGCAGTGTTAGCGTGAACGCAGATTCAGTCCCTTTGGAGTCTGATCTTGTTGCTCGACGCACCCTGTCAGAAGGGCAGTTTCCCAGTATATTAGATGTGTCTAATGCACTTGATGCAAAATGGACTGGTGAAAATGACCCTGTTACTAGCAAGGTAGCAGTGCCAGATTCCACGGCATCGTCAGAGGACTCAGAAGAACACATCAGTGACACTACACCTTCGTACGCCTCTGTGTTGCTTAACAAGCTAGGGGATTGTGCAGAGGACCATTCCAATTGGATAGGGATGCCTTTCTTACAATTATACCGTTCTCTTAACAAGCAGTGGAGTCGCTCAAAAAGGTTTGATGCGCTCATTGAATATACACCTGTTTATATTTCTTTCTTAAGGCCGGTGGAGCGTCAGATTGGGCCCAAATTTCTCTTTCCTATAGGCACCAATGACACTGTTGTTGGAGTTTTTGATGATGAACCTACCAGCATCATCTCGCACGCACTTGCCTCTCATGAATACCATCTTCAGCTGTCAGACGAGCTCGAAAAAGAAGCAACAGACACTTCGCTTCCACTCAGTGATTCCAGAAGTGTCTCATTAACTGAATCGGTAGATGAAACTACTTCTGAACTTCTAAGAAGTGTTGTGTCAGCAGAGGACAATATTCTCTCCATGCCAGGAAGCAAGAACCCATCTACTTCGGACCCCTTTGTGTATGGCAAGGTAACTCACATAAAGGTAAATTTTGGAGATGAAGGTCCTCTAGAACAAGTGAAGTACACTGTGATTTGTTACTATGCAAAACAGTTTGATGCATTGAGGAGAATATGCTGTCCATCAGAGCGTGACTTTGTCAGGTCACTAAGTCGCTGCAAGAAATGGGGTGCTCAAGGAGGCAAGAGCAATGTTTTCTTTGCAAAATCACTGGAtgacaggttcatcattaagcagGTTACCAAAACAGAATTGGAGTCTTTCATGAAATTTGCTCCGGAATATTTCAAATATCTGTCAGAGTCAATTGTCACAGGCAGTCCTACTTGCATTGCAAAAATTCTTGGTATTTATCAG GTTAAGAGTCTGAAAGGTGGAAAGGAGGTGAAGATGGATGTTCTGGTCATGGAAAATCTCTTATTTGAACGTCGTGTGACGAGATTATATGATTTGAAAGGCTCGACAAGATCAAGATATAACCCTGATTCGAATGGTAGTGACAAAGTACTTCTTGATGAGAACTTACTTGAAGTGATGCCAACATCCCCAATTTTTGTCGGGAACAAGGCGAAGCGGCTTCTGGAGAGAGCTGTTTGGAATGATACTGCATTCCTTGCT TCCATCGACGTAATGGATTACTCTTTACTTGTTGGTGTTGATGAGAAGAGGCATGAACTTGTAATGGGAATCATAGATTTCATGAGGCAATATACATGGGACAAACATCTAGAGACATGGGTGAAAGCTTCAGGAATATTAGGCGGACCGAAAAATGTATCACCAACTGTAATCTCACCAAAGCAGTACAAGAAGCGTTTCAGGAAAGCCATGTCGGCCTACTTTCTTGTTGTCCCTGATCAGTGGTCGCCGTCAGCAATCATCCCCAGCAAGCAAGCATCTGAAAGCGGCCAAGATAACGATCAGTTGGTCTCCACGGGATCGTCAGGCATGCTGGATCGTTAA